A genomic segment from Gracilinanus agilis isolate LMUSP501 chromosome 1, AgileGrace, whole genome shotgun sequence encodes:
- the LOC123231555 gene encoding uncharacterized protein C1orf50 homolog produces the protein MAHKTAGEDLVRAGELRQVRTTDRARVSLLGALTERVPDAAGQALVSPYHTRRVGNPEDLVELAQQVQKADEFIRANATNKLLVIAEQIRHLQSQAKKVLEDAQRDAELHHASCSMVKKPGNIYYLYKRANGQQYFSIIAPKEWGASCPNEFLGAYKLQHDLSWTPFDNIAKKDAEISIMDKLLNQQMALPQCSEPNFQGLTQ, from the coding sequence ATGGCACATAAGACGGCTGGCGAGGACTTGGTGAGGGCCGGGGAGCTCAGGCAGGTTAGAACCACCGACAGGGCCCGTGTTTCTCTCCTAGGGGCCCTCACGGAGAGAGTCCCCGATGCCGCTGGCCAGGCCCTAGTGAGCCCCTACCACACCCGCCGCGTGGGGAACCCCGAAGACCTCGTGGAGCTCGCCCAGCAGGTCCAGAAGGCTGATGAATTCATCAGAGCAAATGCTACCAATAAGCTGCTAGTTATAGCTGAGCAAATCCGGCATTTGCAATCACAGGCCAAGAAGGTATTGGAAGATGCTCAGAGAGATGCTGAACTACACCATGCATCTTGTAGTATGgtgaaaaaacctggaaatatttaCTACCTCTATAAACGGGCGAATGGACAACAATACTTTTCCATCATTGCACCAAAGGAATGGGGGGCAAGTTGTCCAAATGAGTTCCTTGGTGCCTACAAGCTTCAGCATGACCTCTCCTGGACTCCATTTGACAACATCGCGAAGAAAGATGCTGAAATCAGCATCATGGACAAGCTTTTGAACCAGCAGATGGCTCTGCCCCAATGTTCAGAGCCCAATTTCCAGGGCCTCACTCAGTGA